The stretch of DNA ATAAACGCAAAAAATGTGACTTTTTCCTCGAATCAGTTTGGCCGTAAAGCTGTTTTGGTTTATATGCATAGTCTCCGTACTGAGTCGTGTCAGTAACGAGCGGTTTTCCCACTTTTAGCCATTATTCTGTTTGCCTTTATCTCTGTAATCGGCTGACTAAACAGTAACACGGCGCTAGAAACTCTCTATTAATGGGCCGCAAAAACGTATCATCCAAATGTGCCTCACTTCAAGGTTCTATATAGTACATACTATATCTATTTGTTTACCTATCCGTTcatcgattcgattcgagaTAGTGCAAACGAAAACTTCCCCTTTCCTGATTACTGGAGTTTATAAATGTGCGACGAAAATACCTAGAAGTGGCTTTAAAACCCattcaaatattatattgtgGCGATAAGGAGTGGGTGGAATGGGGAAAGATAAGGGATATGAATCAGCAAATGATCgacagaaaagttttttaaacgaTTTGCGTGAAAATTCCCCAGTTACCACGCTTCACTGAACTCGAAATATTTTGTACTACTGTATGTAAAAGATTTATTGTATGTTTTAGATTAGCACCaaaacaatataccctttgtTGCACGGCAGGTAAAAGGTAGTCAAAAAACACAATGGAACTTGCATGTGACGACGCTAAATGCCCAATTAGGCGGCTATAACCAGTTGAAAAACCCCCCCAAGAAACTTGGAGTTCTATTAAGCAGATTAATCCGTTATTGTTATCTCTATAgccaaaatattgagttagGGTCACGTAATGTAAACCACTCACTGAATCACTTGAGATAATGGAGgttctttttattatattttagggTAAAACCCTTTTAGTGGAACTGCACTTTGCCAATTGCAGCaataaaacagttttataACCACTACATAAATATGAGAGCCCCGATTAGATAAAAGCAATCAGGAATTGGGATTACATCCgcaaaagcaaaaaccaaTGGGGGTGTTAAAACTTATCTAACTGGGTCATAAATGCGCTATTCTTTCATTGTTGGGCTCTGTTTATTGATAGACCTGGATATAAGCCGAGGTGATAATTTACTACGCTTAATATGGGTAGAAGAAGATATATtactgttaaaaaatatttttttagatggGAATTTCTGTGTaacgatattttttataacgcCTAACATTTCTTCTAATTAAgcactatatttttttttaacaaaaagtgCTTTTGATATAGACACATGCAAATGCGGAGCTATTCCGGAATCGAAATGTTGCATTTCTGTGACTTTTTCTACTTTCTTTTGTTCGGGGGAACTTCGTACTTCCTCCTCTTTCAAGCTTTCAACCCGTTCACTCTTCATTTGCTTTTTGTCGTGCCTCATTTGCGGTTTCGAGTGCTTTGTACTTGTTTTTTGCTCAAATAAAATAGCAGAAACAACAAACCAAACGTCACACATAATTAACTACACACAGAATGATTGCCTCCCTTTCGAACTCGAGCCTTTCCCATTCGGACTCTCTCTTTCTGTCACGAACCTCCGACAACTTGACGtcatttgtcataaaaataaatcttttctGTCACATAGTTAAATtctatgcaaatatttgagcATCTGCATAGAGTGGGTGAGggattaagatttaaattcaaagacAATGTTTGCTTAGCGGTGGGGTTATATAAAGCAGAAGTGCCGATCATCATTATAATTCTCtaatgttcttgaaaaaaagaaagtatcATAATGGTATTGAACTAATCTAAATAAAAATCGTtgcctattttttttaaatttgtttttcctaTTGATAGCCATATACTTTTTAATATCTAATTGTTTCgatgtaattattttatttttatattttaattaaattgataattatttctttatattttttaaaattttttctcactAATAGCCGTaaactatttaatatctaATTGTTCCAAGGTAACACTCCGGATTTCCTAGTCGTTAATGATTTAAATCCCTTGTCAAAATTTGCATTCGCTTTCCGTCAGCATTTAAACCCATTAATTAGTTGTACACACTCGACtttaatactttatttatagaGCTTTGACGATACAAATCgctttaattacaaatttctGTTTTGCAGCGCAATAAAGCGAAAAAGCGCAACAGTTGACGCCAACACAAACAGAGAGATACGAATACGTGTTCCAAAGCCAGAAAGGCTAAAACAAAAacgccaaaaaatatataaaaaataagataaacattaTATACACTTGGCGGTGGGGCtgacaaaaaaccaaaagtaaATATACACGCTCGTAAACATTTAATTCAACTGGAGCGGCGGGGGAGAATTGAGCAGGCAAATTCGCTCGAAGAGAAGTCCCCAAGATAATGTGGAAGTGAAAAGCCCCCGAGAGAGACAGTTAAGGAAAATCGGAGAAAGAGAGTAGCTCCAACCTAAAGATAAGGTTTATCGGTAGGCAAAAATGGCCGACGAAGATCTCAGTCCGCTGCCCTTCCGCCGGGAGCGCAATCTCAGCAACCGCAACTTCAACAAGCGAACCTCTCGCCGGCGGATCAGCCAGCAGGCGGTAACAGCGGCGGAGCAGGCCGTCAGTAGCCCACTGGAGACCGGAGGCGACAGTTCCCCGAGCAACAGCAGCTCCAGCTCGTTCCAGCTATCGTACTCCGTGAATTCCGATACGGAGAGTGCCTTCCAGCGACGCTCTCTGCTCAAAATGCACGAGGCAACCAACGGAGGAGGAGTGGAGGTCACCACCCCGGACTCCACCACTCCCATGTCACCGCAAACCCCAGATCCCGCCCTCTTGGATGTTCGACAGAAGGTGCATCGCTTTGAGACCCTGAAAACCACCATCTGCTTTATGAAGCAGGAGAGGCATAGTCTAAAGTTACTGGAGAACCGTCGTCACCCTTCATTCGAGGATTATTCAGGGGATCAACGATCCACACCgccagccacgcccccacgGAGGATACGCCTACCGGGATTGGGTAGCAGTCGCAGTAGCTCCATTCGCAGTCTTCAGGGTAGCGAAAGCATACACGAAGTGCGATCCGAGGACGAAGTGGATCAGATATCCGACTTTGAAACGGATCCGCATGCCACAGCCACCGAGGAATACGTACTTGCGGATACCATTTCAGAGGTCATTCCCAGTTCAAGTCAGGAGGAGGAGAATGATGAGGCGAagaatcagcagcagcagcaggtgcagCGATCCATTAGCGCAGATCAATCCAAAGATAGACTCACATTGCCGCTAAAAATGCGCAACGATTTCCCCaggtaaatatttgaataatgaTAAGCCTTATCGGCAAGGGAGGATTTTCAAGAACTTTAGATTGCGCGAAAAACTAAACAGGTGCAGCAGTGTCTGAGGTTCCATTTTAGTTGTGTTCTTCTGTGGgaatacttttttaaggtgGGTTATGGAAAAAGTTTAGACTTTCACCTTTAAGAGGTTTATGAAGCGTAAAGATTGCTGTTTTATTTACCTTAAAAAGCTCTACTATTTACaatccataaattaaaaaagctctaaaatttcaaacttcaaattaagTTTGATTGTTTTGCAGTTTTTGTTTATGAGGTATAAATAATACGAGTTATTATTGAatcattaatattattttttgttgaatggATAAACTAACAAATGAATTTCAATCAAAAGCTATTTCTggatatttggaaaaatgtgcATAAGTCAAGGGTTTGTCTCTTTGACAAATCTGGCCTTCCTCCAATCTTAATTAACTAGATTTCGCGGTCGCTGAGCTTCCTTTTCGGTGTCAATAAATCGTATAATGTGAGTCTGCCCATAAAAAAGCGCCCAACTATTCTCAGCACTCGCACAGTCGAAACTTAATTGGCGAAGTGTTAATTGAGTTTTGGAGCACTTTTCGCCAACCGGTTGACCACCAGTGAAAATGCCAAAGCAGAGCAGGCGTTTCGTTGCTTATTCCAGTTTTGACAACTATGccgaaaatctaaaaaaatgaaCGAATGGAAATCGGTTGCCTTGAAGCAGTTGCAGCTCGATCATGGATGATGATCCCGAAAAGGACGAGGAGGCGAAGAGTCAATCCCAGCCAATCGTGCGAAGCGATGTCTCCGAAGAGGCTCTGGTGGAGCGTGAGCATCGCTCAATAGTCTATACAAGTCCAGTTGGAGTGTCCAAGGGCACCGATACGACGGATGATCCTTTGCCGCCgcggaagaagaaaaaaaagattccACCAGCGGTGCCGGCGAAGAAACATGCTGGTGAAACGGACTCCCAAACGGATGCAGCGAGTGCCGAGAGTGCGGAGAGCACAGTCAGTGCTCCAAGATCACAACCCTCCTCGCTCCTCCGATCGGCCAGCAGTGAATTCCCCTCCAGCTCCACGCAATCTTCTCACACAGAACATAAAACACAACGAAGTCGTTCTCTGGATAGAGAGAGCTACTCCTCCGAGGAGGAGATGCGCAGGGAACTGGCGTCTAGGTCCAAGATATTTAGGACCCGACATATAGACTATGATACGGCTGAAGTGCTGAAGGAGGGGAAGGTCGATAGCCAGGAGCAACAGGAGAGCGAATACCATCCAGGTGGCAGCACCTCATTTCACTGGCGCCTTTCCGCCTCCTCACTCAATGTTCAGGATGATGGCTGTGTCGCCGGGGTCTGTAGACTAGAGCTTGATAAAAAATTGAcctttcgatattttcgatattttcaagCATTGATACATTAAtcgaaaaaatcgatttttaccGAGGTTTtcttataaacaaatttaaaaaatttgtagatTTTTGTTATCGAGAATATCGATAAAACattgtaaaaatatcgatagtttTTAAAGCTCCTATAAGACTAACTGCATAGTCCTTCTCTAGGTAACTGGTTTCCTGGTAACTGCCTTGGCCATGGCTCTGCTCATTATGATCTCCTGGTTCATCATCTCCCAAATGGATTTTATTCTGAAAGTGGTCACATGGTTGGCCCAATCGCTCGATGAGTCCATGCAAATCTTTTCGGCTGAACGACCGGAGGGGGAAAATCGGCGGCTCGATGAATTCCCCGAAAGAGATCCCCGAAATATGGGTACCGTGTGACTCACTACCCACTGATAATCATGTATGCCTATGCCCTGCTGACATTATCTAAGTAGTTGTGTTTTAAGCTTCTTAAAGGTTGCCACTGGTCTTATCACTAGACCTCCTCCTTCAGCTGACTCAGCCCATGTGGGGGTGGGGTTTTATCTAAACAGTTATCACTTctgctcttgtttttgttattgtctCGTCTGTTATTTCCATTGAGCTAAAGATAGCCAGTACTTTATTTAATGTGAATTTTAATCTCTCTTCCTCTATAGAAACTATCGTTCTACGCCGAGACGAAAGACTGAAATCATTGGGACCACCAACGAGCATGTGGTGGGCAAGTTTCACTCGGTCTACCAGCCCAAAGATGAGTGAGTATTAGTTATCGATAGAGAACAATTTTAGAATAAAtgattgttttttataaaaagatttaagaaaatagttcCATTATAATCCGAactcttatttaatttaatttgaaaatattagttatatatttttaagaattcctATAATCTTttgctaaatatttatataatatctGTCTTTCAGAGAGGAGGAAGTAGAGATCGAGCTGCGCGACAAGAGCGACAAGTGCGTGCATCCGATTCTGGAGGAGCTGATCAAGACGGAGGAGGCCTACGTGAATAACCTTTTCACGGGAATTGAGAATTATGGCAACATTTTCCAGCGCAAGGA from Drosophila takahashii strain IR98-3 E-12201 chromosome 2R, DtakHiC1v2, whole genome shotgun sequence encodes:
- the LOC108058957 gene encoding kalirin codes for the protein MADEDLSPLPFRRERNLSNRNFNKRTSRRRISQQAVTAAEQAVSSPLETGGDSSPSNSSSSSFQLSYSVNSDTESAFQRRSLLKMHEATNGGGVEVTTPDSTTPMSPQTPDPALLDVRQKVHRFETLKTTICFMKQERHSLKLLENRRHPSFEDYSGDQRSTPPATPPRRIRLPGLGSSRSSSIRSLQGSESIHEVRSEDEVDQISDFETDPHATATEEYVLADTISEVIPSSSQEEENDEAKNQQQQQVQRSISADQSKDRLTLPLKMRNDFPRNYRSTPRRKTEIIGTTNEHVVGKFHSVYQPKDEEEEVEIELRDKSDKCVHPILEELIKTEEAYVNNLFTGIENYGNIFQRKDLPLGLRGKKYDLFGNIEQIAEFHRDEFLPMLQRNRRDLKRLFDEFLQFLDQNCFYGYVIFTMNKQKSLKLCDLYKNYFTSIRLERDDKLGINSFLVQPIQRMARYPLLLTQFINTFFKNRDIVMKPLIESCCRLEKRLRSLLTTTNESEIINDIVDCHEFNVYYQGKFRKVNEFQVLDHKLKRSYRAKVFIFDKCIIYTEIKGKNLIFHGRYPCEHIGISAKTKSFTLYYERRKQQECEFSADPVQIAAWLDLIRDMINNFANEERAKLQERYSRENDHLHRKAPSFSLYRDSNRFSSDSGIGNIWIMPKPDEETISNRTTWYAAS
- the LOC138912526 gene encoding uncharacterized protein isoform X2, which produces MDDDPEKDEEAKSQSQPIVRSDVSEEALVEREHRSIVYTSPVGVSKGTDTTDDPLPPRKKKKKIPPAVPAKKHAGETDSQTDAASAESAESTVSAPRSQPSSLLRSASSEFPSSSTQSSHTEHKTQRSRSLDRESYSSEEEMRRELASRSKIFRTRHIDYDTAEVLKEGKVDSQEQQESEYHPGGSTSFHWRLSASSLNVQDDGCVAGSFSR
- the LOC138912526 gene encoding uncharacterized protein isoform X1, with the protein product MDDDPEKDEEAKSQSQPIVRSDVSEEALVEREHRSIVYTSPVGVSKGTDTTDDPLPPRKKKKKIPPAVPAKKHAGETDSQTDAASAESAESTVSAPRSQPSSLLRSASSEFPSSSTQSSHTEHKTQRSRSLDRESYSSEEEMRRELASRSKIFRTRHIDYDTAEVLKEGKVDSQEQQESEYHPGGSTSFHWRLSASSLNVQDDGCVAGVTGFLVTALAMALLIMISWFIISQMDFILKVVTWLAQSLDESMQIFSAERPEGENRRLDEFPERDPRNMGTV